A window of Bacillus toyonensis BCT-7112 genomic DNA:
TGAGATTTTGCCATTGTAACAATTTCTCTAATAATTTTCCCCTTAACTCTTCGAATGTTTGATTATCTGATAGCATAAAGCTTTTGTTATTGTCACCAATAGCGGGTACCGCATTAACATTTGATTCTTTATACCTAGTTTGCCACGTTGAGTTCCAATACAGTAAATGTTGTACAATTTCTGCTATACTATTACTCTCTTCATTCGGTTTCCAGAAAGCTTCTCTCTCTGATAAATCCTTCACTGCATCTGAAAATGGCATATACCAACTAGGATCATTCGCATTTGCTAACAACTGATCTGCTAATACGTCTTTCACATGGACCATTTTTTTCCCCTCATTTCATTGGCTTATATAATACTTACTTCTCTATATACGCTGAGTCTACACAATTCCCTTTTTAAATCATTCCAATACATATATAAATGAAGAAACTAAAGCACTTTATCATATAATCTTATTAAAACAACATGTATCATTAATAGATTTTATTCCTATAACTCGTTATGATAAAAGAAAAAGAAAGCGAGCGACCAATGAATAAAAAAATCGCGGTTAT
This region includes:
- a CDS encoding DinB family protein, with the protein product MVHVKDVLADQLLANANDPSWYMPFSDAVKDLSEREAFWKPNEESNSIAEIVQHLLYWNSTWQTRYKESNVNAVPAIGDNNKSFMLSDNQTFEELRGKLLEKLLQWQNLINEDKVESDVVGFPVSAKWWEVLGNVTTHNAYHIGQIIYIRKLQKSFDSE